A section of the Euzebya rosea genome encodes:
- a CDS encoding aspartate kinase codes for MTGAPIIVQKYGGTSVADTDRITRVADRIARTKRAGNNVVVAVSAMGKTTDQLIRQAEEISPHPPGREMDMLLTAGERISMALLAMAIQEEGLSARSFTGSQAGIITDDVHGKAKILDITPGRITDALAEGHVVIVAGFQGVSRTTKDVTTLGRGGTDTTAVALAAALGAKVCEIYTDVDGVYTADPRIVPTARKVEHISAEEMLELAAHGAGVLHTRSVEFGRNHGVDIHVRSSFSHHQGTWVHAHAEGNPMEEAIISGVAHDRSEGKLTVRGVPDKPGVAARVFQSLADANVNVDMIVQNVSATGTTDMTFTIPLTDSRVAREALEPLLTEVGAQGLEVDEKIGKVSLVGAGMKTNPGVAARMFTALSEAGVNIDMISTSTIRISVVVDESDVETAVNAIHSEFGLDGAEVVSVEGS; via the coding sequence ATGACCGGCGCGCCCATCATCGTGCAGAAATACGGCGGAACCTCGGTGGCCGACACCGACCGCATCACCCGTGTGGCCGATCGGATCGCACGAACGAAGCGCGCCGGCAACAACGTCGTCGTCGCCGTGTCCGCCATGGGCAAGACGACCGACCAGCTGATCCGGCAGGCGGAGGAGATCTCCCCGCACCCACCCGGACGCGAGATGGACATGCTGCTGACCGCCGGTGAGCGCATCTCCATGGCGCTGCTGGCGATGGCGATCCAGGAGGAGGGGCTGAGCGCCCGGTCCTTCACCGGATCGCAGGCCGGCATCATCACCGACGACGTGCACGGCAAGGCCAAGATCCTCGACATCACGCCGGGCCGGATCACCGACGCGCTGGCCGAGGGCCACGTCGTCATCGTGGCCGGCTTCCAGGGCGTGTCCCGGACGACCAAGGACGTGACCACGCTCGGTCGTGGCGGCACCGACACCACCGCGGTGGCGCTGGCGGCCGCGCTCGGCGCGAAGGTCTGCGAGATCTACACCGACGTCGACGGCGTCTACACCGCCGACCCCCGGATCGTGCCGACGGCGCGCAAGGTCGAGCACATCTCCGCGGAGGAGATGCTGGAGCTCGCCGCCCACGGCGCCGGCGTCCTGCACACGCGGTCGGTGGAGTTCGGCCGCAACCACGGCGTGGACATCCACGTCCGCTCGAGCTTCAGCCACCACCAGGGAACGTGGGTGCACGCCCACGCGGAAGGAAACCCCATGGAAGAGGCCATCATCTCCGGCGTCGCCCACGACCGGTCGGAGGGCAAGCTGACCGTGCGCGGCGTGCCGGACAAGCCCGGCGTGGCCGCCCGGGTGTTCCAGTCGCTCGCCGACGCCAACGTGAACGTCGACATGATCGTGCAGAACGTCTCGGCGACCGGGACGACCGACATGACGTTCACCATCCCCCTGACGGACTCCAGGGTGGCGCGTGAGGCGCTGGAGCCGCTGCTGACCGAGGTCGGCGCCCAGGGCCTGGAGGTCGACGAGAAGATCGGCAAGGTGTCCCTGGTCGGGGCGGGCATGAAGACCAACCCCGGCGTCGCCGCGCGCATGTTCACCGCGCTGTCGGAAGCCGGCGTGAACATCGACATGATCTCCACCTCCACCATCCGCATCTCCGTGGTGGTCGACGAGTCCGACGTCGAGACCGCCGTGAACGCCATTCACTCCGAGTTCGGGCTGGACGGCGCCGAAGTCGTCA
- a CDS encoding class I SAM-dependent methyltransferase, which yields MSDAHPDHVVVNRDHWDTNAHEWVASGAHNWALDTPEWGIWGIGNAELPLLPEELSGLDAIELGCGTAYGSAWMARRGARRVVGVDASAEQLTTATRLADQHGVDLELIHGDAQAVPLPDGSVDFALSEYGASIWCDPYRWVPEAWRLLRPGGRLVFLGTHPLAHVTAPLDGAVPIDTTLHRGWFDLYRLDWTDAVDDPGGIEFCLPTSGWMALFHEVGFVVEDYREPRCSVTGEEVRFAVTPTWANRWPSEQAWWLRKA from the coding sequence ATGAGCGATGCGCATCCGGACCACGTGGTGGTCAACCGCGATCACTGGGACACCAACGCCCACGAATGGGTGGCGTCCGGTGCGCACAACTGGGCCCTGGACACGCCGGAGTGGGGTATCTGGGGCATCGGCAACGCCGAGCTGCCGTTGCTGCCCGAGGAACTGTCGGGCCTGGACGCCATCGAGCTGGGCTGCGGGACCGCCTACGGCAGCGCGTGGATGGCCCGACGTGGGGCGCGGCGTGTCGTCGGGGTCGATGCCTCGGCCGAGCAGCTGACCACCGCCACACGCCTGGCCGACCAGCACGGCGTCGACCTCGAGCTGATCCACGGTGACGCCCAGGCCGTCCCCCTGCCCGACGGGAGCGTCGACTTCGCGCTGTCGGAGTACGGCGCCTCCATCTGGTGCGACCCCTACCGCTGGGTCCCCGAGGCGTGGCGGCTGCTCCGTCCCGGCGGACGCCTGGTGTTCCTCGGCACACATCCCCTCGCCCACGTCACCGCGCCGCTGGACGGGGCGGTCCCGATCGACACCACGCTGCACCGTGGCTGGTTCGACCTGTACCGCCTCGACTGGACCGACGCGGTCGACGACCCCGGCGGCATCGAGTTCTGCCTTCCGACCTCGGGATGGATGGCGCTGTTCCACGAGGTCGGCTTCGTCGTGGAGGACTACCGCGAGCCGCGCTGCTCGGTGACGGGCGAGGAGGTGCGGTTCGCGGTCACGCCGACCTGGGCCAACCGATGGCCCAGCGAGCAGGCCTGGTGGCTGCGCAAGGCCTAG
- a CDS encoding SDR family NAD(P)-dependent oxidoreductase, with translation MRIALVTGASRGLGLALADRLADQPDPWHLVLTARGHTALAVAGARLRDRTAVTTVPGDVTDPVHRDRLADVVGETGRLDLLVNNASDLGPSPLPSVLDIAPERLEQLYRTNVVAPIALVATLLPALRRARGTVINISSDAAVDHWPGWGPYGSSKAALDHLSAVLAEEEPTLRVHAFDPGDMRTDMHQAAFPGEDISDRPDPSTVPPAILRLLDDMPPSGRHRAEELLATAEVGA, from the coding sequence ATGCGCATCGCCCTCGTCACCGGCGCGTCCAGGGGGCTCGGTCTGGCCCTGGCCGACCGGCTCGCCGACCAGCCCGATCCCTGGCACCTCGTCCTCACCGCCCGCGGGCACACGGCGCTGGCCGTCGCAGGGGCCCGGCTCCGCGACCGGACCGCCGTGACGACCGTGCCCGGCGACGTCACCGACCCCGTCCATCGCGACCGGCTGGCCGACGTCGTCGGCGAGACCGGACGCCTGGACCTGCTGGTCAACAACGCAAGTGACCTCGGCCCCTCTCCCCTGCCGTCGGTGCTCGACATCGCCCCCGAACGGCTCGAGCAGCTGTACCGGACCAACGTCGTGGCCCCGATCGCCCTCGTCGCGACGCTGCTGCCGGCGCTGCGACGGGCACGGGGCACCGTGATCAACATCAGCTCCGACGCCGCGGTCGACCACTGGCCGGGATGGGGCCCCTACGGCAGCTCCAAGGCTGCGCTCGACCACTTGTCGGCGGTCCTCGCAGAGGAGGAACCGACCCTGCGTGTCCACGCGTTCGACCCCGGCGACATGCGCACCGACATGCACCAGGCGGCGTTCCCCGGCGAGGACATCAGCGATCGCCCCGACCCATCGACGGTGCCCCCGGCCATCCTGCGGCTGCTGGACGACATGCCGCCGAGCGGGCGCCACCGCGCGGAGGAGCTGCTGGCGACCGCGGAGGTGGGCGCGTGA
- a CDS encoding S-adenosylmethionine:tRNA ribosyltransferase-isomerase, whose translation MSTLEPRLAFDVPAERIPTAPPERRGVARDGVRLLVADGGTITHARFHELGRFLEPGDLLVVNTSTTRPSALAGRLSGNADGRPITRHAVVHFSTRTDHGGWVVELRRPDGSGPILDAASGDVVQLAGNGTLTLGTPVAAGPEGAGVRLWSADVDVPGGRVTAHLAQHGRPITYGDAPAWPLEDYQTVFARHPGSAEMPSAARPFSLSLVADLVSRGIVLAPLQLHAGVSSQEAGEAPGAEQVRVGERTAALVNHTRASGGRVIAVGTTVTRALETAADAGGTVRAVRGWTDLVITPSRGVRVVDGIISGWHEADASHLQLLEAVAGPRVLDAAYRQALDVGYDWHEFGDAALLLPDR comes from the coding sequence GTGAGCACGCTGGAACCGCGGCTGGCCTTCGACGTCCCCGCCGAACGAATCCCGACCGCCCCACCCGAACGCCGGGGGGTGGCGCGGGACGGCGTCCGGCTGCTGGTCGCCGACGGTGGGACGATCACGCACGCGAGGTTCCACGAGCTCGGCCGGTTCCTCGAGCCCGGTGACCTGCTGGTCGTCAACACGTCCACGACCCGTCCGTCGGCGCTGGCGGGACGGTTGTCGGGCAACGCCGACGGTCGGCCCATCACCCGACACGCGGTGGTGCACTTCTCGACCCGCACCGACCACGGCGGCTGGGTGGTGGAGCTGCGGCGGCCCGACGGCAGCGGACCCATCCTCGACGCCGCGTCGGGCGACGTCGTCCAGCTGGCCGGCAACGGCACCCTGACCCTCGGCACGCCCGTGGCTGCGGGTCCCGAGGGGGCGGGCGTGCGGCTGTGGTCGGCGGACGTCGACGTCCCCGGCGGTCGGGTCACGGCCCACCTGGCCCAGCACGGGCGCCCCATCACCTACGGCGACGCGCCGGCCTGGCCGCTGGAGGACTACCAGACCGTGTTCGCCCGCCACCCCGGCAGCGCCGAGATGCCGTCGGCCGCCCGGCCGTTCTCGTTGTCGCTCGTGGCCGACCTGGTCAGCCGGGGCATCGTGCTGGCCCCCCTCCAGCTGCACGCCGGCGTCAGCTCACAGGAGGCCGGGGAGGCGCCGGGGGCCGAGCAGGTGCGGGTTGGCGAACGAACCGCGGCCCTGGTCAACCACACGAGGGCCAGCGGCGGCCGCGTCATCGCGGTCGGCACGACCGTCACCCGGGCGCTGGAGACGGCGGCGGACGCCGGTGGGACCGTCCGGGCCGTCCGTGGCTGGACCGACCTCGTGATCACCCCGTCGCGTGGGGTCCGTGTCGTGGACGGGATCATCAGCGGCTGGCACGAGGCGGACGCCTCGCACCTTCAGCTGCTCGAGGCGGTTGCCGGCCCGCGGGTGCTGGACGCGGCCTACCGGCAGGCGCTGGATGTCGGCTACGACTGGCACGAGTTCGGCGACGCCGCCCTCCTGCTGCCCGATCGCTGA
- the soxR gene encoding redox-sensitive transcriptional activator SoxR, protein MGRVAKLTVSEVAERSGYAASALRYYEREGLISAHRTDGGQRRYDRDVLRRLAFVAAAQHVGLSLHEIREALALLPSERTPTKADWARISRSWRSRLDDEIAALERLRDGLTGCIGCGCLSLRSCTIFNPDDQLADRGTGAVKLPEPLHPHE, encoded by the coding sequence TTGGGCAGGGTCGCGAAGCTGACGGTCAGCGAGGTCGCCGAGCGCAGCGGGTACGCCGCGTCGGCCCTGCGGTACTACGAACGCGAGGGGCTGATCTCCGCGCACCGGACCGACGGGGGACAGCGCCGCTACGACCGCGACGTGCTCAGGCGCCTGGCCTTCGTCGCGGCGGCGCAGCACGTCGGCCTGAGCCTGCACGAGATCCGGGAGGCCCTCGCGCTCCTGCCGTCGGAACGCACGCCGACCAAGGCCGACTGGGCTCGCATCTCGAGGAGCTGGCGCAGCCGCCTGGACGACGAGATCGCCGCCCTCGAACGACTGCGGGACGGCCTCACCGGCTGCATCGGCTGTGGCTGCCTGTCGCTGAGGTCCTGCACGATCTTCAACCCCGACGACCAGCTCGCGGACCGGGGGACGGGGGCGGTCAAGCTGCCCGAACCGCTCCACCCGCACGAGTGA
- a CDS encoding YbaB/EbfC family nucleoid-associated protein, protein MGNQQAMMRQAQAMMKKMQKAQEALAAETVTGSAGGGMVEAKVNGAGEFLSITIDPEAVDPADVEMLQDIIVAACNDAVRASKELEGEMMGGIAGGLGLPPGLI, encoded by the coding sequence ATGGGCAACCAGCAGGCCATGATGCGCCAGGCGCAGGCCATGATGAAGAAGATGCAGAAGGCGCAGGAAGCGCTGGCGGCCGAGACCGTCACCGGATCCGCCGGCGGCGGGATGGTCGAGGCGAAGGTCAACGGGGCCGGCGAGTTCCTGTCGATCACCATCGACCCCGAAGCCGTCGACCCGGCGGACGTGGAGATGCTGCAGGACATCATCGTCGCGGCCTGCAACGACGCCGTGCGCGCCTCCAAGGAGCTGGAGGGCGAGATGATGGGCGGGATCGCTGGTGGCCTCGGGCTGCCGCCCGGCCTGATCTAG
- the recR gene encoding recombination mediator RecR, translating into MYEGPVQTLIDELGRLPGIGPKSAQRLAFHLLGTDRADAERLAQAITSAARDVHFCQRCFNVAEAEECRICRDPKRDQSVLCVVAEPKDVQAIEKTGEFRGRYHVLGGMIVPIDGITPDKLHIAELLRRMGTEDIAEVVLALNPTVDGETTASYLTKQLRALEVSITRIASGLPVGGDLEYADQVTLGRAFAGRTAM; encoded by the coding sequence GTGTACGAAGGTCCCGTCCAGACCCTGATCGACGAGCTCGGTCGGCTGCCCGGAATCGGGCCCAAGAGCGCCCAGCGGCTGGCGTTCCACCTGCTCGGCACCGACCGGGCGGACGCCGAACGCCTCGCGCAGGCCATCACGTCCGCGGCACGCGACGTGCACTTCTGCCAGCGCTGCTTCAACGTGGCCGAGGCCGAGGAGTGCCGGATCTGTCGCGACCCCAAGCGTGACCAGTCGGTCCTGTGCGTCGTCGCCGAGCCGAAGGACGTCCAGGCGATCGAGAAGACGGGTGAGTTCCGCGGGCGCTATCACGTCCTCGGCGGCATGATCGTGCCGATCGACGGGATCACCCCGGACAAGCTCCACATCGCCGAGCTGCTGCGTCGCATGGGGACCGAGGACATCGCCGAGGTCGTCCTGGCGCTGAACCCGACCGTCGACGGCGAGACCACGGCGAGCTACCTCACCAAGCAGCTCAGGGCGCTGGAGGTCTCCATCACGCGGATCGCCAGCGGCCTGCCCGTCGGCGGCGACCTGGAGTACGCCGACCAGGTGACACTGGGACGGGCGTTCGCCGGCCGCACGGCGATGTAA